CCCCATTATCCCAAGCCGACATTGACTGACCGTTGCTGGTCACTACATGCATATCACGGTCTAAGAGCTTGCTACATCTAAGAAATAAAATTGCTCTCTTCGCCAGTGCTACCCATCACGGAAAGCGCCATATCGGGAACAACAGGACTAAGGGGTACTATGTGGTTTAATGTAGAAAAGGATGATTAAGCAGGAGCTCTTGTTGGAGTGGCGGACGGCGGCCCGAAGCCACAATTTTAGAGAACGCGTCTGATACAGGTGAAAAGATGCCAGCGCCGCAATCACGGCGCTCGCTGTCCGTACTGTGGAATGAGATAGTCTAGCTATTACGCTCCATTATAAGGCTGTGGCGAGAGTGAACGCACGATTTGTGTGCGTAGCTCTGATCCACGATGGGCGTTGTAAGTAGGATGAATTGGCAAAGGGAAATGATAGGGATCGGCATGATGTACGAACTGGCTGCTCACTAGTTCTTtacaaaaaataaaactgAGTTGGCCTTATTTGAACCATTTTGATAGTTTGAATTGTTATTGCATGGAGCGATTGGGACGCGGATGTGACAAGCAGCGCATGGCTGCCTTAATCAGCTTGCCAAAGCAATGTTGTGAACTTGTCAGGTATCACTAACTTCATATCAACTAGTAGTAAGATTGTTCTTTACAAAGCTATTTATACCCCGTAACTATTGAACTCGTTTGAAAGGTCGTCAAGAAGCCCCTGAAGCCATAGTACTGTGGGAGCCTGGTTGAACGTACTCTACAACCCATCGTATCTCACCGCCACTCAACATACACCACGTGCCCCTATTCAACATTCACCTCGCCCTTGATCAATAGCCTTGCAGTGCTATATAGAGTTGTGCTCAAGACATCTTCCCCTGATATATCAACACCAACGTCTATCATCCCACTAGGATGCTGTATTGTCACTCTCCCGTCTCGACTCATATTCCTTGCTAGCCCATAAGCTAGTGTACCTTCTATTCGACAGGCAACACCAAGGTTTAGAGCTAGAGTGAGAGGGATGGCCTTGTGAGCTTGTCCCATGGATAGGGTTAAGGATTTAATATTGGCCCCCTTAGATGCCTCTTCATCCGTAGGCTTGAACAATATTACAACTTTGGGCACACTCCCAGTGTTTGGATCCATACCCATCATTCTCGCAGCTTCCCGACGAACAGCTTCTAACAAAGCCATTGTATCCTTCTGATGGTCTAGCTCAGTAGGTGTAATATCTGGTGCGATTTCGAGATCGCTGCTGTCCACGTATACTCCCGGATTTGCCACGTCTATCAGCGAAGCCGTTATTTTCCTTCCGTTCTTGTCTTTAACATTCATGGATGTTATGCCCTGACCGGTGGGTAACACTTTTCCAGTCTGTGTTCCACCGGGCGATTGGAAAGAGAGCAGGATTTCTGATGCCGTACCAGGAACCCCATCCATTCGACAAGTTCCATGGGGAATAAATTTCGGAACATCTCCATTTACGGGAAATGAAGCAATAATGTGTTTTTTGGTATTGGTATTGTAGATGCGTACGCTTGCGTGTTTCATCGCAGAAGCCAACGTGACATTGGAGGAGCCGACAAGTCCCTCGTCCAGGGCAAATGGtccaatggcagcagtcATATTGCCGCAGTTACTAGCGAAATCCAGTGATCCATCATCAATGACGACTTGAACGAATTCAAAATCAACATCGGCGTCATCTCGTGTAGACGGTGAGACAACGCACACTTTGGAAAGGGATGAAACACCGCCTCCCATGCCATTTAGCTGCCTGCCGTACGGATCGGGAGAGCCCAGGGCTGCTGCAAACAGAGGCTGCCATTTTGACCGGTCCGTGGGAAGATCGGATTTATGGAAAATGAGGGCGTTGCATACGCCACCGCGCCAGAACGAGGAGCGAATGGTCGACATGCTGACGTTAAGCAAACGCATATGAAAGGAACGTGAACTTAGTTTTTTAGAGATCTAACACCACGATGCTCGTTTTAAAAAGATTACTACTTTATTTGATCTGCGTCCGAATACAGCGTCGTATCGTCGTCCGCCGCTAGACTACGCCCATCGTCTCCAGTTATGACATCTCCGCGCTGCGAAGCAAACTATGTCCATTTGCGTCAAATCTCCAATCTAGTATCCAGCCACAAGCTTGGCATAAACAACTTTCGAAAACTGTTCATCGTCCCCGAGATATTCCTTCGAACATACATAGTATTCTTTGCCACTGAAGCACTTGGAATATCGCCAGGTTGCGGACGCCGTCCCGAAGCTCGCAGCACAATGGCTCGGCACCGTGTCCGCCACTTTTACCCAGCCCAGTCAGTAATGGCTCGGAGCCAATGCCGCCCCGATCGACGTTCAGCTCTACTACGTATTCTTTACACCTGTATGGCCACTAGCTTCTGACCATTGGATCAGCTAAGGGCCCACGTATTGATAGCGGTCAATAATCCGGACGAAGATAGACGCCCTTGAAATCTGGAGAACACCACGACTCCCCATGGGGTTTACGGATCCATCGGAAACATGACCTCTACCTTGACCATATCCTCATGCGGCTACAGCGAGAATACAAGGTGAGAGGCGGACGACGCAAAATTGGGTATAAAACAAACTTGTGCGTCAGCACTCTCTTTCAATTGACTTTCCACCAAGCTCGTAGCCTTATGCTGGATATCTAGCTACTCGTGCTCTCAGCACCTTAATCAACAGATATCTGGAATCGCAGCGTTATGGCTTTGAAAGCCACAGAACCGTCCGGAACTTCTGTGCCAGCCATGGAGGCACTAGAAAAAAATGACTTGTTCGAAAAGGAACGTCCCTCCATTGAACAAGCGGAAAATTATCAGGTTTCGTTCACCCCTGAAGAGCAAAAACGAATCCTAAGAAAGGTGGACTGGCGCCTTGTTCCGCTCTTGTCTTTTCTATATCTCGTGTCCTTTATTGACCGAGGGAACTGTAACTCTACCACAATATTACTGCTTCTGCACTTACGTCGCTTTGCTAACGGTAAGAAGTGGGCAATGCCAAAGTTGCTGGACTAGGGAAAGATCTCCATCTCTCAGGAACACAGTACAACATAGCTGTCACGTTATTTTTCATCCCCTATTCATTACTGGAAGTTCCGAGCAATGTCATCCTCAAGCTTACCAGACCATCCATATGgatctccttgatgatgttttCTTGGGGACTAGTTATGTATGCCTTATTCCATCCACTCTTATTTGACGGTAGCTAATGCAAGATAACCATAACAGTACTTTGACCGGAATTGTTCAAAACTTTTCTGGACTTTTGGCCATTCGTATTTTTCTCGGCGTTGCAGAGgtaagtttatttaaaagaTACTCTTCAGTTGCCAATAACATGTATTAATGCGTTCTTGAATAGGCTGGGTTCTTTCCCGCAGGTAAGTTAGACGACTTCGCCATCCGGTATATATCGTCTCTAAATCTCTGTAGCAACCTATCTCCTTACTGTCTGGTACACGCGTTACGAAGTCCAATCTCGAATGGTATTCTTCTACGCTGCAGTATCATTGGCCGGAGCATTTTCAGGTCTACTCGCATTTGGAATCCAAAAGATGGATGGAGTCGCAGGATTGCAAGGCTGGAGATGGTCAGTTCAATGCTCTATATGAATAATAACTCTTTAGCGACATATTACTAAAAGTCAGCGTATAggatcttcatcttggaAGGCATTTTTACCGTTTTCCTTTCATTTTTCATCTGGTCTCTGCTCCCCGACAGCCCTAACACGGCGCCTTTTCTAACTACTGAAGAACGGGAGTTCATCGTCTTGAGGTTAGAACAGGACACAGGTTCCGGCCGAGGCAGGGTCACAAATAATGATAAAGTCAACAAACGACAAGTTATCGCTGGTCTCACAGACTGGAAAGTGTGGGCAGCTGTGGTGAGTTCTTTTCTATCTGCTTAGATATATATGTTCTCCACATTGACTTTTTCGAAGTTCATGTATTGGGCTACTAGTATCTCCTCCTACGGCTTCACCTATACAGTTCCTACAGTAATTCTCGAACTGGGATACACCGCTGCAGATGCCGTAAGTTGCTGGCATGTGAGTAAATCGGTAGATTTGGTTACTGATTCCTGATATAGCAACTCCTTACAGTTCCAATCTATGTCGTTGCCATGATATTCACCGTCATCAACGCCATGGTTTCGGATCACTACCGGCAGAGAACTCCATTCATACTTCTAGGAGTTTCGGTAGGAATAGCCGGGTTCACGGCTCTATTAGCAATTCCCCACCCGCAGCTCCCAGGATTGACATATGGCATGCTGTTTCTCGCGACATCTGGAATTTATATGTCGCTGGTCCCTACTCTATGCTTTGTCGGTAAGATTAAGATAACTCTCCAGGCAGTTGGCAAGGGGGAAAGGCTATAGCTCTCATACTAATCCTTCTTTGGTAACATTCAGCAAACAATCTCGCACCTTCCTCCAAAAGAGCTGTCGGCATGGCCCATCTCATCTGTATGGGAAATCTTGGTGGCATTGCAGGCTCTAATATCTTTCTCGCACAAGAAGCGCCTCACTATTGGACAGGCTATGGCTTCATCTTGGGAATCGACTGTGCGGCGTTTGTCACATGCTTAATCCTTCGCTATGCGTTGAAGAGAATCAATGCACAGCGCGATCAAATGACGGAAGAAGATATCAGGGAGAAGTACGGTGATGTTGATTTATTGGAGCTGGGAGATCGCAGCCCATACTTTAGATATACTTTGTAATCTTGTGACAAACTTGGGTCTATAGGTGAGTATTGGGCGTACTTCCTAAAGGATGCAATTAGGACAGGAGCCTATCTGCTTCGCTTTGCAAGGGTGAATAAGTTACAGATGGCAAATGTAATAAGACATCACAGGGTGAATAGATAAGTTCAAATCAGGTGTTGAGAATGACCAGATTGCAACATATCTCATTGCCCTCGGGAATGCAGTTCGTCATAAATAATCATAAACCTACgacttaatttattactataGCCATTATTTAGTCACAGTGGAAGCTTAGAACTTCAAAGTTTGTGTTGTCGCGAGTGCTGGTTTATGGTAGCTTATGCTAGCATTTAGGTTGGGGTTTCTAATAGCGCCTGCAAATATAGACACCAGACTCTCGCACATCGCGCCCTTCTGAAAGTGAAAGGGCTGCCGAAGCGCAGATTGTCATTTTTTACTATCTATACTCTCTATCTTTACATCAGGAGTCAATAACTTGTCTCTAATTTGATCGCCATTAAGTAAATCGTTATCCCTTGCTCTACTCAATGCCCCGTTCCAACTCAGCTCAATACCGCTTTGAATATGCCTTTTAGCAATTCTCTCCGTCGCCAGGGCTGGGTCCACGTCCACGAACCATGTTTCATCAACCAGCTCCCTTATTTTATTCCATGGCtcctcatccagcagcaaatAATTACCTTCGACAAGTACAAACTGAATCTCCTGGCCCAAAGTGATGCCCCCTTGAACAGGATCTTTGATTGCGTGGTCAAAACTAGGCGCTATTATAGTCTTCTTATGCGCCCCAAATCTTGATTCTGCCAGTTCTTCCACGAGGCGCACTACACCAGCTGCGTCAAATGTCCACGGGGCACCTCGGCGAGCGTAGGCTTCGGCGCTATTGGGCATTGTATCGAGGGTAGCGCGTGAAAGGTGGAAACCGTCCATTGGCAGCACCGCTGCAATGGGCAGTGCGCCCCATGTGTTGAGACGCGAAACAACTTCAGCTGCGATTGTGGATTTTCCAGACCCGGGAGGGCCAGCTAGAGCCACGATGACTCGATTTTGATCACCATGGCTCTTTCTAAGGTACAGCGCACGGGTGGTGAGAAAAGAGTAAATCGACTCCATGTTTCAAGTATGGTTAAGAAGCCGCCCAGCATTTATGGCATTGTATTGCTCTTTAAATCATCGGCTTTGGTCCTCCTCGGACTAATATGGTCCGACTGATGCTGCAACGAGTACGGGTATGTGAATTATGAGAACAGCTGAACTGCAAGAATCTGTAAAACGACAAGAGGGTAACTTATATCATAGGAATCTAGGAATCTATAGCAAATTAAAGGATGTTTATCTAGCAGAACGAGTTTACAATTACCGCTCGTCACCACCGTCCACTTTTTTTACCGATGGCACAAGTAACTGTTTATTTTTTGTCTGACACTGGGCATTCGGAAAACAGTGTCCGTAGCCCGGGCGACACTTTCCGGGCGTTAACCCAGAATGGGGTTAGAGGGCCTATCGGAGTTGAAATGCCCTGGGACTTTGATACCCTGTATCATCTCTCTAAGTTATGAGACAAGTGGCTACGGACATCAGTCGCCCATCTGCATAAGGGCAATACcagagaaataaaaaatatttgACGATTAAGCTTAGAACGAAGAATTGCTGAGCCGTTATATTAAGAAGACATAATCTATGCTGCCCGTACTAAGTCATTTTCACCACATGCCAGttatacttaaataacttCAGAGAAGTGAGCCTCGCCTCCGACAGCTTCGCTgcagaaaacgaaacgacgTCTGTCTTTATTGTTAAAACTGTGACTGAAGGTGAATAATTACTAAACCAAACGAACTATTTCATTGATTGACACATACACAGCGTGGTTGTACTCACCGTCGTCCACTAATCTCCTAAGAGATATCAGATTTTATACGCTTGGTCCACAGTCGAATACAACATGACACAATCAGAGGCTGGCGCAGCAGGTAGGGAGGCCCTAAAAAGTCGCGTTCTACCGCAAATGGCTTTCAACAAACCCAAGGGAACGCCAAAACCAACGCAGAGGATCTCCAATTCTCAATCAGGCGACATGGCAAAAGCCAGATTTCAAGTAGAGGGAAATGCAATGTATCTGAATTCACTCCTAAATTATGGTCAGCGTGAAACTGATGTTGGGGCAGAGTCACGGGCGGAGCAGGCACACTCGGATTAGCCGCAGCGCGGGCCCTTTTAGAGCATGGACTGGCGGGCTTGATGATTTTTGATCGGACTCTCGACCAAGCAGAAGCCGAGATTGAGCGATTGAGAGTCGAATATCCATGTGCCAGTATTCTGAGTAAACAGGTCGATATCACCGATGAAATTGCTGTGAGCGAGGCCGTTGTTCACACTGCAGAGCTTTTGGGATCGGTGGACATCCTTCTATGCTTTGCTGGTGTAGTAGGCTGTGTCCACGCAGTTGAAATGACTGCTACTGAATGGCGCAGGACGCTCGATATCAACACAACCGGGTCATTTCTATGTGCTCAGGCCGTCGCGAAGCAAATAATTTTGCAAGGCACCGGAGGAAGTATTGTTTTTATAGCTTCCATCTCTGGCCACAGAGTCAACTTCCCGCAACCGCAAGTTGCTTACAACACCAGCAAGGCAGCTGTTCTAGCTATGACGAATAGCTTAGCGGCTGAATGGGCTAGATATGGAATAAGAGTGAACTCCATTTCGCCCGGCTATATGGACACCATACTCAACGAAGGAGATGGTATCGCTGATGCTCGAGCTATTGTAAGTCTTCATACACGATGACATGAGATATTTTCCTCTCCCGAAGATTGCGATATTTTGATGTTGCTTTCAACGACTATTCGCCGCATCCTTGCTTCCGCCACAATTTGCGAATACTGACCACTGCTATCTGATAATTTAGTGGGCAGACCGAAACCCAATGGGCCGAATGGGCGAGCCGAACGAGCTGACTGGCCTTGTCGTCCTCCTCGCAAGCAACGCAGGCAGTTACATGACAGGTAATGCCGAGCATCTTGGATTTTCTTCTTAATTGCTAACACATTATTTAGGGACTGATATTATTTGTGATGGCGGCCAGGTTCTCCTCTGAACGGGTGCAAACACGTGGAATTCTTGACGTGATACAGCATCATTCTCCTCAGTTTGTATGGATTACTTGTGTATCTAGTGTGTGGTTACATTCAATATTCTATTTAAGGCAATTGCATCATGCTAGCTTTCGGTATTCCAAAGTTGACTTGTCAGCTGGCCTTTGGAAAAATCCAAGGGGATACTATGTCATTATCCACGTCAAAGAGACCTACTTTCCGTTATTTCTATTACAATTCTTAATAACCCGTATAATTTTTCATCGCTGATCGTTTGTGTTGACCTATCAAGATAATACCGCGAGGCCTTTTATTAGTGTTCATAAAACAGGAATAATACATCATCTTTGATGACTCAGTTTAAATTGTCAACACGGTGCCAATGAAGAACAGTTTTAAAATATCGGCTGAAAATTGTAGTAATAGTAGGCAAACTAAATAAGACGATCCTAGTCTTCTAAACCATAATCATCTTAATATGGTACACAATGATCTCTTGAACACAAGCCTCAACCGACGGAACGTTGTCTTTAAACCCTTTTGACTCCATCGCAATACGATGTGCTTCCAGATCTAGCCACCCAATCATTGCAACATACAGCTGCTCACTTCCTTCAATCTCCCCCATTTCTCCGGAGATTTCGCTTCTCGCAATATCTTTCATAATACCAGCACACCCCGGAGAATTTTTAATGATGGATGAAAAATTGTCAAATGTCTCGATAAAACTCGAGTTGTAGGAGGAGAATATTGCAATTTCCGTCAGTCCGTCGCGGAAGATTGGCAAACACATCTGTGGAGCGATGGGTACATGTATAGACCGAGGACTGCCTAGGATTATGAGATCGAGGTTCTTGAGAAAGCTTTTAAAGCTTTGGGATTGTTTAAACTTGATGCAGTGTTGGGCTGAGATCCAGTCTGCATCAATCATTCGTCAGCAATATGCCTAGGTTGGTTGTACTGCGGTGAGAAGAGCCTACCTATTACCAGGTATACTTTGTCTTGGGTCTCAATTGTCTGACCCCAATAAGCTGTTCGCACGCCATCCTGTTGCTTTAATGTAGAAAGAGCATCGTTCCACTCGCTATTGGTGAGAAATGATTGGGTTTCTTTGATGACCCTTGACTGTACATCAAACACGATAATCTCCATGCTTTGGGAAGCCATTGTGAAGGAGTATAATTCCAGACGGGCTATTGTGTTCCAGAGAGGTATCTAATCATCACATTGGACGATAGTGATATCATGGGACTTTATTTATGACtatgaatgaatgaatgcGGTAAAATGTTCTCCATCCTGACCTATACACACCACCTGGGTCATACCGGACCACAATCCCCGCCGCCGGAATAGTAGTCCCGTCTCTGGATAAAGGAAGCCAGCACGTGGGTTATTGGCTAACACGAAACCCACCGTAAATACATGGGGCAAAGGATGTTCAACTTTCATCATAATCTTGATTTATTGACTTTACAATGTGGCGCTAGGCGCGAGTGCTGGGACAATAGCTAATGCCCGAATAGAGACTGGTGTATGACTCTCATGTGCACCAAAAGATATCCGTCTCATTAGCGAACAAGATCTGATGCTGCTTTAAAAAGGCAATAGCTTCCTGAATCATTAGATAAATTATACGGGAATAGACACAAACCTTTTGGTAACTCTCTAGGCTAGATGATGTAACTCCACCTGTGCGGCTGCAGGGGAAAGTCGAGAGTTGGGAATTCTTCTGCGTCCGGACTCCGGACCCCGAATAAATTATACTCTGTTTCTCCGAGTTACGTCTTCGGTAttcttgagcagctcgttAGAATCCGATATCGATTCAAAAAGCCGGCTATAGAATTACTAATTGTTGCTTTAACCTGAGCTGGTGTCAATCAGCCGATTCTATGGTTAGGCATGTAACAGTCTTCGGCAGTCTAAATCCGTTGAACCTGGAGCCCAACAGCATTGACATAAAGGCCACCAAATGACAttctgttgttgttgttgactTATTCTCAATCAGGGATCTGAGTTTATCAACATGTCTGACGGTGGAATTAATGCCGAAGGCAACTTCAGCCATGGAAATGCCATTCCTGGTCCTGGAGCAGAAAGAGTAATGCCTTTATTCTCTCTGAAGGGAAGGACAGCAATTGTGACCGGGGCTGGAGCGGGAATCGGTCTTGCTGTTGCACAGTCATTTGCGGAAGCAGGTGCTAATGTTGCAATATGGTACAATGGCAACAAGAAGGCAGTTGAGCgagcagcagagatggaaCGCGACTACGGTGTGAGATGTGAGCACTACTCCTGATTCTCATCATTCGAGTCTTCTTAACGCCAATTTCAGGCAGAGCTTACAAAGTCAATACAACATCATATGACGAAGTTCAGAAGGCAACGGACAATATTGTCAAAGAATTTGGAGGCCGATTGGACATCTTCGTCGCCAACTCGGGTATTCCTTGGACCCAAGGCCCTGCCCTTGAAGGAGATGTCTCCCATTACCATGACGTGGTCAATATTGACCTCGACGGAACCTTCTATTGTGCACGCGCCGCTGGAAAACACTTTCGCCGCCAAGGTCTCGAGGGCACCGATGCAAACGGGAACCCACTTGGTCAGAACTATAGCTGTGGATCTTTCATTGCAACCGCAAGCATCAGTGGCCATATCGTCAACATTCCACAATTGCAAGCTGCTTATAATGCAGCTAAAGCTGGTGTGATTCAACTTTGCAAATCTCTTGCTGTCGAATGGGTCAAGTTTGCGCGAGTCAATTCAGTATCGCCTGGCTACATTGCAACCGAGATATCCAACTTCATTCCCCAGGAGATGAGGGTAATTTGGAAGAACAAAATTCCCATAGGGTGAGTAATACATGACAATTAgtgatgatgctgcaagTTATACTAATATTACAATCCAGTCGGGAGGCCCATGCAAATGAACTCAAGGGAGTTTTCTTATTCCTTGCTTCTGACGCTTCGTCATACGTTACTGGTGCCGACCTTGTTGTCGATGGGGGATATACTCTAGTCTAAGTGGTTCTAGAAGGAGAAACCTACAGTCATTATATCTTGAAATAAATCTTCCGTTGTTTATTTGTAACCATATAGTAAGACTTGCATACCTCACGAATTGGTGAATTCTGTGTGAGTGATACATTGCGAACTACTTTTCCCACGGGCCTATACATCAACAGTAGAAGACAACGTAATAATTTCTAGTTCGTAATACAATAACCTCCATAAAAATGCTATTCTAGGACAAGATGCGCCTTCTTCAAAGCAATGACTCCGACTCGAATCCAGACTTTGAGGGAGAACTAATAACAGTTGGAGCATGATAACTAATAAGTGTAGCTCTTATTTACTGATGCCACGTCTCTATGCGTAATGGCAATCTATATGGTTGTATTTCTGATCTGaagcaatgaagatgaaaggcCTAAATCGAGAAAGGCAAGCATACGAAAAGTAAACTTCAGCGAGCATCTATTTAGTGAGTCCTAGACTCTAGACAACTCCCTGGATTAGAACTTTAATGACGTTCTCGTGCCTTTCCCGCACCAACTGAAAAGCATCCTTTGTGTCCTCAAACTTGAATCTGTTTGTGACTAGTGGTCTCACGTCGATTTTACCACTAGCGACCAGATCAACGGCAGTTGGATAGCAGCCCGTCGTGTAGCGAATCGAGCCACGAATAGTCAGATCACGAATGCACGCGACGGTGATCGGAAATTCTACAACCTATTACTGAGTTAGAAACGCTTTGACTTGGGAACATGTCGTGTAGGGAATAAAAGCCTTACCTCTTTGCCCATACCTGCTTGCACATACGTGCCCCCTTTCTTTGTCAAGTGAACTCCAGTTGCAATGCAGCTTGCAGCGCCCGTAGCCTCAATCACAACATCCGGACCGTCTCCGAGGTCGAATTTCTCCTTGATCATTTTTGCCAACTGTTCGTTCCACTCATTGTCAGTCTTAACAGTTGCTGGCTTCTGGGGAGGCAAGAAAACCCCATCGGCGCCATAGCTTTTCGCGAAATCCAGTCTTCCCTGGCTGATATCCACTCCAATCACTTTTTTGGCGCCGTAAACTTTCGAGACCTTTTGACAGAGGACGCCAATGGGACCACAGCCGAAGACAACAATAGTTTGGTTGGCTCGCACATTGCCTACTTTTGTCATTTGAACGGCACAAGCTACTGGTTCGACCAGAGCTCCTTGCTCCATATCCATATGATCTGGAAGAGGAATGCAATAGTCTGCCGCGACGATGTAGTATTTAGCGAGAGTACCATCCCATGGTGGGGTAGCAGCAAAGACTGTGTCGGGGCACAGATTGTAGGAACCAGAGCGGCAGTAATCACAGCTATATA
The sequence above is drawn from the Trichoderma breve strain T069 chromosome 5, whole genome shotgun sequence genome and encodes:
- a CDS encoding prpF protein domain-containing protein, with amino-acid sequence MSTIRSSFWRGGVCNALIFHKSDLPTDRSKWQPLFAAALGSPDPYGRQLNGMGGGVSSLSKVCVVSPSTRDDADVDFEFVQVVIDDGSLDFASNCGNMTAAIGPFALDEGLVGSSNVTLASAMKHASVRIYNTNTKKHIIASFPVNGDVPKFIPHGTCRMDGVPGTASEILLSFQSPGGTQTGKVLPTGQGITSMNVKDKNGRKITASLIDVANPGVYVDSSDLEIAPDITPTELDHQKDTMALLEAVRREAARMMGMDPNTGSVPKVVILFKPTDEEASKGANIKSLTLSMGQAHKAIPLTLALNLGVACRIEGTLAYGLARNMSRDGRVTIQHPSGMIDVGVDISGEDVLSTTLYSTARLLIKGEVNVE
- a CDS encoding major facilitator superfamily domain-containing protein yields the protein MEALEKNDLFEKERPSIEQAENYQVSFTPEEQKRILRKVDWRLVPLLSFLYLVSFIDRGNLGNAKVAGLGKDLHLSGTQYNIAVTLFFIPYSLLEVPSNVILKLTRPSIWISLMMFSWGLVITLTGIVQNFSGLLAIRIFLGVAEAGFFPAATYLLTVWYTRYEVQSRMVFFYAAVSLAGAFSGLLAFGIQKMDGVAGLQGWRWIFILEGIFTVFLSFFIWSLLPDSPNTAPFLTTEEREFIVLRLEQDTGSGRGRVTNNDKVNKRQVIAGLTDWKVWAAVFMYWATSISSYGFTYTVPTVILELGYTAADAQLLTVPIYVVAMIFTVINAMVSDHYRQRTPFILLGVSVGIAGFTALLAIPHPQLPGLTYGMLFLATSGIYMSLVPTLCFVANNLAPSSKRAVGMAHLICMGNLGGIAGSNIFLAQEAPHYWTGYGFILGIDCAAFVTCLILRYALKRINAQRDQMTEEDIREKYGDVDLLELGDRSPYFRYTL
- a CDS encoding enoyl-(Acyl carrier protein) reductase domain-containing protein, with the translated sequence MTQSEAGAAGREALKSRVLPQMAFNKPKGTPKPTQRISNSQSGDMAKARFQVEGNAIVTGGAGTLGLAAARALLEHGLAGLMIFDRTLDQAEAEIERLRVEYPCASILSKQVDITDEIAVSEAVVHTAELLGSVDILLCFAGVVGCVHAVEMTATEWRRTLDINTTGSFLCAQAVAKQIILQGTGGSIVFIASISGHRVNFPQPQVAYNTSKAAVLAMTNSLAAEWARYGIRVNSISPGYMDTILNEGDGIADARAIWADRNPMGRMGEPNELTGLVVLLASNAGSYMTGTDIICDGGQVLL
- a CDS encoding enoyl-(Acyl carrier protein) reductase domain-containing protein, yielding MSDGGINAEGNFSHGNAIPGPGAERVMPLFSLKGRTAIVTGAGAGIGLAVAQSFAEAGANVAIWYNGNKKAVERAAEMERDYGVRCRAYKVNTTSYDEVQKATDNIVKEFGGRLDIFVANSGIPWTQGPALEGDVSHYHDVVNIDLDGTFYCARAAGKHFRRQGLEGTDANGNPLGQNYSCGSFIATASISGHIVNIPQLQAAYNAAKAGVIQLCKSLAVEWVKFARVNSVSPGYIATEISNFIPQEMRVIWKNKIPIGREAHANELKGVFLFLASDASSYVTGADLVVDGGYTLV
- a CDS encoding alcohol dehydrogenase groES-like domain-containing protein; its protein translation is MATTTGQNPAFVLKAIGDADFEERPVPKLRDAWDVRVHIAQTGICGSDLHYYDNGRIGDFVLTTPIILGHESSGTVVEVGSAVKNLKIGTRVAIEPGVPCRHCDYCRSGSYNLCPDTVFAATPPWDGTLAKYYIVAADYCIPLPDHMDMEQGALVEPVACAVQMTKVGNVRANQTIVVFGCGPIGVLCQKVSKVYGAKKVIGVDISQGRLDFAKSYGADGVFLPPQKPATVKTDNEWNEQLAKMIKEKFDLGDGPDVVIEATGAASCIATGVHLTKKGGTYVQAGMGKEVVEFPITVACIRDLTIRGSIRYTTGCYPTAVDLVASGKIDVRPLVTNRFKFEDTKDAFQLVRERHENVIKVLIQGVV